The following coding sequences are from one Melopsittacus undulatus isolate bMelUnd1 chromosome 14, bMelUnd1.mat.Z, whole genome shotgun sequence window:
- the NIPAL3 gene encoding NIPA-like protein 3 isoform X2, producing the protein MEGGNSPSLQLQQLPSATAAVSVQPHTDTFSYKENLIGALLAIFGHLVISIALNLQKYSHIRLAGSKDPRAYFKTKMWWCGLFLLVLGELGVFSSYAFAPLSLIVPLSAVSVIASAIIGIIFIKEKWKPNDFLSCGLAIVGTYLLITFGPNSHEKMTGENITRHLVSWPFLLYMLVEIIMFCLLLYFYKEKNANYIIVILLLVALLGSMTAVTVKAVAGMILVSIQGNLQLDYPIFYIMLVCMIATAIFQATFLAQASQLYDSSQIASVGYILSTTAAITAGATFYLDFTGEDVLHICMFALGCLIAFLGVFLITRNRKKSVPFEPYISMDAMPGMQNMHDKGTAVQPDLKASFSYGALENNDNMPEIYTPATLPIVQEQHGPKGASAPPYRVLEHSKKE; encoded by the exons ATGGAAGGAGGCAACAGTCCAAGTCTACAACTTCAGCAACTCCcatcagccacagcagcagtttctgtgCAGCCACACACCGACACCTTTTCATACAAG GAGAACCTGATTGGTGCATTACTGGCTATTTTTGGGCATCTTGTCATCAGTATTGCACTCAACCTCCAG AAATACAGCCACATCCGGCTGGCAGGTTCCAAAGACCCCCGAGCCTACTTCAAAACCAAGATGTGGTGGTGTGGACTgttcctgctggtgctgggagaaCTGGGAGTGTTTTCCTCTTATGCCTTTGCTCCTCTTTCACTGATTGTGCCACTCAGTGCAGTGTCTGTTATAG CAAGTGCAATCATAGGAATTATATTTATTAAAGAGAAATGGAAGCCCAACGATTTCTTGA GCTGTGGTTTGGCAATTGTTGGAACTTATCTGCTGATAACATTTGGACCTAATAGTCATGAGAAGATGACAGGAGAAAATATCACTAGGCATTTAGTGAGCTGGCCATTTCTGTTGTATATG CTTGTGGAGATCATCATGTTCTGCCTGCTACTGTATttttacaaggagaaaaatgcaaacTACATTATAGTTATTCTCCTGCTGGTAGCTTTGTTGG GTTCCATGACTGCAGTGACAGTGAAGGCTGTGGCGGGCATGATCCTCGTCTCCATACAAGGAAACCTGCAACTCGACTACCCCATCTTCTACATCATGTTAGTGTGCATGATTGCAACAGCCATCTTCCAAGCAAC GTTTTTGGCACAAGCCTCACAGCTCTATGACTCCTCTCAGATTGCCAGTGTCGGTTACATCCTGTCCACAACGGCAGCGATCACAGCAG gagCAACTTTTTACTTGGACTTCACTGGTGAAGATGTTCTCCATATATGTATGTTTGCACTTGG GTGCCTCATAGCATTTCTAGGTGTCTTCCTGATCACAAGAAATAGGAAGAAATCTGTACCATTTGAACCATACATCTCAATGGATGCAATGCCAG GCATGCAGAACATGCACGATAAAGGGACTGCAGTTCAGCCTGACCTCAAAGCTTCTTTCTCCTACGGCGCCCTAGAGAACAATGACAACATGCCGGAAATTTATACTCCAGCCACGCTGCCAATTGTGCAGGAGCAGCACGGCCCCAAAGGAGCTTCTGCTCCACCCTACCGGgtgctggagcacagcaaaAAGGAGTGA
- the NIPAL3 gene encoding NIPA-like protein 3 isoform X1 — MEGGNSPSLQLQQLPSATAAVSVQPHTDTFSYKENLIGALLAIFGHLVISIALNLQKYSHIRLAGSKDPRAYFKTKMWWCGLFLLVLGELGVFSSYAFAPLSLIVPLSAVSVIASAIIGIIFIKEKWKPNDFLRRYVLSFVGCGLAIVGTYLLITFGPNSHEKMTGENITRHLVSWPFLLYMLVEIIMFCLLLYFYKEKNANYIIVILLLVALLGSMTAVTVKAVAGMILVSIQGNLQLDYPIFYIMLVCMIATAIFQATFLAQASQLYDSSQIASVGYILSTTAAITAGATFYLDFTGEDVLHICMFALGCLIAFLGVFLITRNRKKSVPFEPYISMDAMPGMQNMHDKGTAVQPDLKASFSYGALENNDNMPEIYTPATLPIVQEQHGPKGASAPPYRVLEHSKKE; from the exons ATGGAAGGAGGCAACAGTCCAAGTCTACAACTTCAGCAACTCCcatcagccacagcagcagtttctgtgCAGCCACACACCGACACCTTTTCATACAAG GAGAACCTGATTGGTGCATTACTGGCTATTTTTGGGCATCTTGTCATCAGTATTGCACTCAACCTCCAG AAATACAGCCACATCCGGCTGGCAGGTTCCAAAGACCCCCGAGCCTACTTCAAAACCAAGATGTGGTGGTGTGGACTgttcctgctggtgctgggagaaCTGGGAGTGTTTTCCTCTTATGCCTTTGCTCCTCTTTCACTGATTGTGCCACTCAGTGCAGTGTCTGTTATAG CAAGTGCAATCATAGGAATTATATTTATTAAAGAGAAATGGAAGCCCAACGATTTCTTGA GGCGCTATGTTTTGTCCTTTGTAGGCTGTGGTTTGGCAATTGTTGGAACTTATCTGCTGATAACATTTGGACCTAATAGTCATGAGAAGATGACAGGAGAAAATATCACTAGGCATTTAGTGAGCTGGCCATTTCTGTTGTATATG CTTGTGGAGATCATCATGTTCTGCCTGCTACTGTATttttacaaggagaaaaatgcaaacTACATTATAGTTATTCTCCTGCTGGTAGCTTTGTTGG GTTCCATGACTGCAGTGACAGTGAAGGCTGTGGCGGGCATGATCCTCGTCTCCATACAAGGAAACCTGCAACTCGACTACCCCATCTTCTACATCATGTTAGTGTGCATGATTGCAACAGCCATCTTCCAAGCAAC GTTTTTGGCACAAGCCTCACAGCTCTATGACTCCTCTCAGATTGCCAGTGTCGGTTACATCCTGTCCACAACGGCAGCGATCACAGCAG gagCAACTTTTTACTTGGACTTCACTGGTGAAGATGTTCTCCATATATGTATGTTTGCACTTGG GTGCCTCATAGCATTTCTAGGTGTCTTCCTGATCACAAGAAATAGGAAGAAATCTGTACCATTTGAACCATACATCTCAATGGATGCAATGCCAG GCATGCAGAACATGCACGATAAAGGGACTGCAGTTCAGCCTGACCTCAAAGCTTCTTTCTCCTACGGCGCCCTAGAGAACAATGACAACATGCCGGAAATTTATACTCCAGCCACGCTGCCAATTGTGCAGGAGCAGCACGGCCCCAAAGGAGCTTCTGCTCCACCCTACCGGgtgctggagcacagcaaaAAGGAGTGA